The following is a genomic window from Geoalkalibacter halelectricus.
CCGGCCGTTAGCGCAGGGCCGCGGCTTTTAGCGCCCGTTTCCATTGCGGCGCAGCACATCCACCGCCACCTTGAGTTCATGCTTGCCCCCGCCGTAGGCCACCCCCTTGAGGGGCGTGACATCGGAGAAGTCCCGGCCCCAGGCCAGGGTGATGTGCTGTTCGCCGGGCAGTTGGTTGTTGGTCGGGTCGAAATCGAGCCAACCCAGATCGGGTACGAAAACCGAAAACCAGGCGTGGGAGGCGTCGGCGCCGACGAGACGCTCCTTGCCCGGTGGCGGTTGGGTTTCGATATAGCCGCTCACGTAACGCGCCGCCAAGCCCTGGGAGCGCAGGCAGCCGATGGCCAGGTGGGCGAAATCCTGACAGACCCCGCTGCGGTGCTCGAGGACTTCCTTGAGGGGCGTTGCGAGGGTTGAGAACTCCGGATCGTATTTGAATTCACGAAAGATGCGCTGCATCAGATCGTGCACTCCCTCCACCAGCCCGCGACCGGGAGCAAAGGAAGGGCGGGCGTATTCGGCAAGCTGTTCGTCGACGCCGACGCTTGGCGAATCGAGGATGAACTGGCAAGCCTCCAGAATTTGCGCGCTGTGACCCTGGCGCAATTGGTCGCGCGCGGCTTCCCAGCTAAGGGCTGAATTTTGCTCCAAAAGCGTCGAGGGACTGACCTCCACCTCGCTGGTCGCCGTTACCTCCAGCCGCTCATGGGGTTGTTGGGTGGAGAAGTACACCGTGCGATTCCCGAAATAATCAAAGCGCTCATAATAATCGTTGGGCGGCGGATCGATGTGCAGCCCGCTGGACAATAGCTTCTGGTAGGGCAGTTCGCGCGGCAGCAGGCGGGCTTCGTTATAGCAGAGCCC
Proteins encoded in this region:
- a CDS encoding transglutaminase family protein, translated to MNYRVTHTTEFVYEAKVGLCYNEARLLPRELPYQKLLSSGLHIDPPPNDYYERFDYFGNRTVYFSTQQPHERLEVTATSEVEVSPSTLLEQNSALSWEAARDQLRQGHSAQILEACQFILDSPSVGVDEQLAEYARPSFAPGRGLVEGVHDLMQRIFREFKYDPEFSTLATPLKEVLEHRSGVCQDFAHLAIGCLRSQGLAARYVSGYIETQPPPGKERLVGADASHAWFSVFVPDLGWLDFDPTNNQLPGEQHITLAWGRDFSDVTPLKGVAYGGGKHELKVAVDVLRRNGNGR